The Thamnophis elegans isolate rThaEle1 chromosome Z, rThaEle1.pri, whole genome shotgun sequence DNA window TGTTTGCTATTTCCATTAATGGTCTATTTGTTCATAAAGACTTTGTTTGTTAaaaggcaggtgggggggggggatccctagAGTTTAGGCATTTTTTGGGCTAGAATCCCTAGCCCCAAAAATCCCTAGATTTTTGTGTGCTTGTATCTCAAAAGAAATGATAGAACTATACAGGGAAGAGAATGAATGATCGAAGATTCTGTAAAATGGACTGGAAATTGAAAATAATCCTAGACTTCAGAACAGAACTTGCTACATGAgtatttggaatagaatagaataggatagaatacaatacaatacaatagttatttgttggccaagtgtgattggacacccaaggaatgtgtctctggtgcatatgctCAGTGTacacataaggagaataaaatagattgatcaagaataaaaaaaatacttagtGATAATTAAGGTTACTAATAaactatcaaattgtactaggaaacaataaaaacataaattgaaagatacaagcaacatggttatataGTTATGAGTGGAAAGACATAACTAAAAGAAAACATTCTTAGTAAATtgggtgttgtgggaattagttaagCAGAGTAatggtatttggggggggggaattgtcattgtctagttgttctgatgtgcagtgccctatagcgtcgttttaaGGGTGCAGCATACACgacctcaatggaaggcaagtaattgttttttctgcagttctaatgttagaagaaatgtccttctgggttcggctccaaatggggaaaaagacactggagacatggaggctgcttggaaagatggttttaatggtggacaggtccacatggcttgagtcctgaacagaaaaggtgaccacatgcttcaatgttggtggagaagagaagggaagggaagagaggccGAGTCCCtgtttttatgccctctctggcctttgatcttgtattctgattggttgtcagactcccatgggcccatgcaggggcaactgtcTAGGCTGCCTTTTGAAtgcagatttggttgagttctcagatgccatgtggcaagttgggtaaaagagccaatattatcatgccttaatcccatcactctggggctgaaggggagaactctttattatgtaaaatggactagctcaggctttaatggctcattgacaaagggggatgggcaggtagctattctgtcttttaaaacatgtttcttccttttcacatgcagagaaatattctgccttttcaatatttcctaggatatttcatttttctgggagagggctgggtgataacttcctacactatcaGTTGAAGTCTATGTttatcttgtttggttgcagaaccaaaccagacattAGATTGAGATTTAAGATCTCAATCTCATATTCCTACCGGTTGctccgcgtgagcgatattgtgGACCGCAGCTCCTTTTTAGGAAGAGGTGGTGGCTCTTAAAAGAGCCTTTGGGGGGTGTCGGTGGGTCTCCGCTACGCGTCTTTACGCCCTCTCCCCGCGGATGCGTCGGGCCAGCTGGATGTCCTTGGGCATAATGGTGACGCGCTTGGCGTGGATGGCGCAGAGGTTGGTGTCTTCGAAGAGGCCGACGAGATAAGCCTCGCTGGCCTCCTGCAGGGCCATGACGGCCGAGCTCTGGAAGCGCAGGTCGGTCTTGAAATCCTGCGCGATCTCGCGCACCAGGCGCTGGAAGGGCAGCTTGCGGATGAGCAGCTCGGTGGACTTCTGGTAGCGTCGGATCTCGCGCAGGGCCACGGTGCCCGGGCGGTAGCGGTGAGGCTTCTTGACGCCGCCCGTGGCCGGCGCGCTCTTCCGCGCCGCCTTGGTGGCCAGCTGCTTACGGGGCGCCTTCCCGCCGGTGGACTTGCGAGCCGTTTGCTTAGTACGAGCCATCCTCTCACCAACACTGGAACTTCAGCCTTCCTTGCAATCCCGCGAAATGAAGCCGGGGCACCGTCCGTCGGCCTTTTTATAGCCCGCGCCATGAGCCTGATTGGCTGAAACGGTTGAATTCGAATGTCTAGTCTCGACGCTGATTGGATACCCATTAAAACAATGCCTTTCTCTCGCTCTGCTTTCCCCGCCGACCTCAGTTGCCGAGGCTTCGTTTCCACGCCCACAATAATCCGACTCTGAATTAATTACAAAATATCAACCTTTGACAATTGGTTCTTATGTTTCCCCCTGAAACTGTTTCAAACTACTGCGTGAAATCGTGAGATTAAAAATACCCAGCATTGGTGGATGTATTCATCATTTGGCCCACGTGTTACAATCAGGGGTACTGGAATATTAATTTAGTATTAGTAAATTCGGCAAAAATCCAATGAGTGCAAATCCTTAGCTTTCATTTGCTCTGTTTTCCCTCCTGGATTTTATATTGCCCGATTCTAATGGCTTTAAATAGCTTTGAGTGTTGTAGGACAGGATTGCAATGTTCTGCATCCTTACaagtctggatttttttttgagggggtgggtgggggttccGGTGCACACGCGTTTTGAACAAGCAGAAATACGAGTACATTTGTGCTTTTCTAAATTAGTATGATCTTTGTTGGGAGCGATACGTCTTAACTCTTAAAATTAATGCCTGGGACGGAAACTGCCTTATTTCAAATCTTCAGAAATCAGTTGCTTCGAAAGAAAAGCAGCTTGTTTCGGTGTAAAATAAGATCTCTATATATTCCATTTTACATAGATTCAAGCTGCTTTTATATCTAAAAcacattgtgtgtttgtgtatacacaAATGACATTgtgcatatataaatatataaaagcagCTTGGATCTATATAAAATAGgatctattttattttacacaGATAGACCCAAGCTGCttttgtgtgtgcgcgcgtgtgtaatgtgtatacaataaaaataaaaaaactcgcTTTATTGCTCAGTCACCGATTGATGGCTGCGCTCTTGAAAGGAATTGCATTGAGTTCAGGAAACTGTCCACGAACGGTAGCAACTTTGAAAAGCCCGCCACGGAGATGATTGGATGGCGTGGGTGACTTACTTAATCAGCCAAACAGGAAACGTTGCCGCTATGGGCCAGAGCTTCTTATGCATCGTTTATTTCAttgtccttggtttttttttagaaaaacgaCTGTTTATAAGCGGAGCAATCCATCAATAACTGTACATGTTCTATCGTTTAACGTCTTCACAATGCACGGCAATCCTAAGATTTTCTCGGTTTGCTATTCAAAGTGAatttaggtttcaaaaattgcctGAGACTCGATGGGGGTCAGGTGCTTTTGCAAAGAGCAAATGGGACTTCCCtgaattttctttgaaaacgtttcgcttttcatccgagaagcttctgcAGTCGAAATTCTAAGCTTCCtggacgagaagcgaaatgtttccaAAGGGAAAAAGAACCCCAAGGAAGTtcggttgccttttggaaaaagcacctatgcgacaaccatgacctggataattgaaaATCTCCAGCGACTGGATGGAGTCTTATCTACTTTATTCACTCCGATGGCTCAAATGTCTGCTTTTCATTGCAATTATATCGTGTGAAAGATGCTTTTTCATGTATCGTGCAAGCTTCATGCTTTTGTggaggggatttttttaaaagtatcttaaggtactgtttcacttagcaagttGACACAAACTCTTTCTATGAAAAGGTGGGTGGCTCTTAAAAGAGCCTTTGTGTGTGGGGTTCTTGGCGGCTAAGAGTGAGCCTGTAGGCAAGAGGGCGCGCTGTCTACTTCCCTTTGGCCTTGTGGCTCTCGGTCTTCTTGGGGAGCAGGACGGCCTGGATGTTGGGCAAGACGCCTCCCTGGGCGATGGTGACTTTGCCCAGGAGTTTGTTGAGCTCCTCGTCGTTGCGGATGGCCAGCTGCAAGTGGCGCGGGATGATACGCGTCTTCTTGTTGTCTCGAGCCGCGTTGCCCGCCAGCTCCAGGATTTCAGCAGTCAGGTACTCGAGTACGGCGGCCAGGTAGACGGGCGCCCCAGCTCCGACTCTTTCCGCATAGTTGCCCTTGCGAAGCAGACGATGCACACGGCCCACGGGAAATTGCAGCCCGGCGCGGGAAGAGCGAGTCTTGGCCTTAGCCCGAGCTTTGCCTCCTTGCTTGCCGCGTCCAGACATGTTAAGCTTTAAGAGTTACAGCAACGATCAAAAACTGAGTTCGAGAGAAATATTTTCCCGGTGGGAGCCTTGTCTCCTTTTATTCACTCGAAAAGCTTGAAAATGCGAATTCCTATTGGTTCGTTTCTGCCGACGTTTGTCTCCGTCCaatgaaaaaaaacaactgtTTTGACCGTCCAATTAGAGAAGAGGCGCTCTATGCAAGACCAATGGAATTCGGCTTCTCGGGATTCAGTCATTAGCATAGTAAACGTGCGGAAGTGGGTGGCGCTCCGCGTCTGAGACCAATGAAAAAGGAGGTTTGGAACACCTTTATTTGCATATGGCCTCTATAAATAAGAGCCAGACAAAGTTTCTTCttcagatttctggttcgttTGATTTGTCTCGCAAAACGATTTGAACATGCCTGAGCCAGCGAAGTCTGCTCCCGCGCCCAAGAagggctccaagaaagccgtgaCGAAGACGCAGAAGAAAGGGGACAAGAAGCGCAAGAAGAGCCGCAAGGAGAGCTACTCCATCTACGTCTACAAGGTCCTCAAGCAGGTCCACCCCGACACCGGCATCTCCTCCAAGGCCATGAGCATCATGAACTCCTTCGTCAACGACATCTTCGAGCGCATCGCCGGAGAGGCTTCCCGCCTGGCTCACTACAACAAGCGTTCCACTATCACCTCCCGCGAGATCCAGACGGCCGTCCGCCTCCTCCTGCCCGGCGAGCTGGCCAAGCACGCCGTCTCCGAGGGGACCAAAGCCGTTACCAAATACACCAGCTCCAAATAAACGCGCTTACAACAAGCTTCCTTCACCCAGACCCAAAAGGCTCTTTTAAGAGCCACCCACTTCCTCCAAAAAAGAGCTGTTCAACTCTCCAATTTCAAAAGTCCACTTTGCAGGGACTTATTGGCCTAACTCTCCACAATTTTGCCTCAGGAATGTGTTTTTGTTAGCACTTACTAAATGGCAGATGAGAAATTGTGATTGCAAGGAAGTGGTCCTAGAttcctttatttaaaatgtatttaaaacccCAGGTAAGAGAAATGCAAGTTATAAAATTGAaacttaatatataatataatgtaataatagttggaagggatcttggaggtcttctagtccaaccccctgctcacttcaggcaaatggttattcaatctcttaaaactcccagtgttggagcatttacaacttctagaggcaagcattcccctgattcattgttctgtcaggaaatctccttaggtctgagttgcttctctccttgattagttgccacccattgctgcttctgccctcagatgctttggagaatagcttagtTTACAgtttaacagttggaagggaccttataggtcatctagtccaaccccccatctaagcaggagaccctacaccatttctgacaaatagcactccaatctcttgaaagcctccagggatgaagctcccacaacttccgaaggcaagctggttgattgttttcactcaGAAagctccttgtttctaggttgaatctctccttggccagtttccatccattattccttttctggccttcatgtgctttggaaaatagcttgacctgaCCTcccaccccttctttgtggcagcccctcaaatattggaacattgctatcatgtctcccctagtccttcttttcatcaaattagacatacccaattcctgcaaccattcttcatattattttagcctccagtcccctcatcatctttgttgctcttctctgcactctttctagagactccacatcttttttacatcatgacaactaaaactagatgcagtattccaagtgtggccttaccaatggCTTATAAAGTGCTATTAAACACTTCACCTCATCTTCATTCCATCcccctgttaatgcagcctagaactgtgttgacttttttggcagctgctgcaggaGTTCCCAATTTTTCTATAACCTGCACCCACTAGAATGCTTTTGATGTATTCTCGCATcccttacaaaagtaaataattttaTGCATAAGGTTATGCACACAGTGTAActttgaaacttctaaaccccCAGGTTTTTGCACCTCTCTGTTGGAAACTCCTGCTGTAGTGTTTTGGTAAGGTCTATATTTAGAAGAGGCCCAGTTCCCTCcatgaaaatgtataaatattataaatgaatTTGCTGATGAATATATTTGTGGCTGCTTGattgaaaaggaagggaagggcccTGGTTTAATCTTGTCCTACTACTAATGCTATTTTGATTTCTCgcaaggctaaaaaaaaaaaacttagccGAAGGAATTTGAGGTACCCTTTACGAGTTGAATATCTTACACTGCAGCGTTATCTTTGTGGGAATTCTAAAGTATAATGATGATagatagtgtaggaagttatcacccaaccctctcccagaaaaatgaaatatcctaggaaatattgaaaaggcagaatatttctctggatgtgaaaagaaagaaacatgttttaaaagacagaatagctgcctgcagcttcctgcccatccccattggtcaatgggccattaaagcctgagctagtccactttacataataaagagttctccccttcagctccaaagtgatgggattaaggcatgataatattggccctttacccaactcgccacgtggcatctgagaactcaaccaaacctggattcaaaacgcagtctAGAGAGtcgcccctgcatagccccatgggagtctgacaaccaatcagaatacaagctcaagatcaaaggccagagagggtataaaaccaggGAATCAGCTTCTCTTcgacccttctcttcttctccaccaacattgaagcatgtgatcatcttttctgtccatgactcaagccatgtggtcctgtcctccattaaaaccatctttccaagcagcctccatgtctatagtgtctttttccccaattggagccgaacccagaaggacatttcttccaacaataggaTTTACATGAACAGGAAAAGTATCATAAATGGCCCTGTTAGCTCAGTTGCTGTGTGTGTAAAGGGGCTGCAGTAGTCTGCTGTTTTAATGCTTTGCCCATTCCCACGCTGTCACTTGGAACAGGCCCAAACTGCCCAAAGACCTGATGATTCAGTTCTAcggaggaatgattgagtctgtcatctgcacctctataactgcagGTTTGGCTCTGcgaccaaacaagacagacacagatttcaacggataattagaactgcacgagtcaaaaagaaagCTGTAAAAATAACTACAGAgccctcacatcctgggcataaattgtttcaactcctaccctcaaaatgatgctatagggcactgcacaccagaacaactagacacaagaaaagTTGTTCCTCAAACTTCCTTGGGTATCCAAtctcacttggccaatgaagaattctattctattctattctattcttctattctattctatttcaaaatACCCTCCctagggtgttgtggcccagcaggagctgttggagctgtcaccagactccgacagcgaggggccctatgaatcggctctggaggatgtggaggaccctggacagggttccgactccgagcagggcgcagagaggctggttggctaccaggaggcgcctgagccttggagcagtggggaggagacaagggagtgtgatcctgacgtcatgcattggagcagtggggaggagacaagggagttggtcctggatgcccggcaacggagagctaataggcgtaaagaacagttacgcagttacaggagataattgaactcagctggtggtaattaggctcctctcaagactataaaaggaatgactttccacacgctcgttgcaggaatcaacgtatttactagagctggagaactctcgtggctagcttggcaggctggattgctgccaaggtctggtctgtgctggattgctgccaaggtctagtctgtgtgttaataaatccttgaagtattttTGTCTTGGGgcgctttggtgtatgaagaggggaGGTCGGAACACTAAGGTAAGAATGCaagaaaagaatacagaaaaagcTCGACAATATTGAAAGTTCTTGAAAATCTCTTTCAAAATTGTTACTGAATACAAAGATAAATCATAGGctaagaaaaatgttttaaaacctaAATActagagaggaaggggaggaagcaaAATAtgaattggaagaaaaaaatgatttctttttaaataaactcAAGTTTGGTCTGTGAATAAGGCACTAGACATGAAAAGAAACCGGGAGATAAAAATTCTAGTCCttgatttaggcatgaaagccaactgggtacctttaggccagtcagtctctctctctctcagcctggcccacctcacaggattgttgcgtGAAAAATAGGGGGAACAAGgagtatgaattatttgtgaaagtaataaaggtggaataaaaaaaaatatttgcatgtgtatgtatatctTGGGAAAAATATACACAGTTGGGCTTGTCAattgaaaggtcagcagttcggcagttcgaatccctagcgccacataatggagtgagctcctgctacttgtcccagcatctgccaacctagcacttcaaaagcacgtaaaaatgcaagtagaaaaataggaatcatctttggtgggaaggtaacagtgttctgcgcaccttcggcatttagtcatgccgggcacatgaccatggagacgtcttcgaacagcgctggttctttggctttgaaacggagatcagcaccgccccctagagtcaggaatgactagcacatacatgcaaggggaacttttacacacacacacacacacacacacacatataatattaTGAATTTTAATACACACATATAAAACTTTCCCTACCATTTCAGTCAAAAATCTCTTCAACCcatatgtcagcattccaagtatcatgtagaattaaatcaaggcaaaatgatccttaaagttccaatttaataaatcagacatcttagtacatctgtgtaatcccaattctggaaattacatcagaatcctacccagttaaaagttcatgatcttgtccccacatccacaacccatcacatagtccaattttcttcttccatgctggcatctacaCCCagttgcttccggtcaggtgcaaaggtgcagagacaaaagatgaccttggtcttctagaaaagaatgacaacaacacattccacaatcctactcctttctattcccccctcccaccaactatagtaatgaaacagcataatgaaatagagAAAGTTTTGCAGGCCAAAATTCTtaaagggatataattgcaggcctgacaccatatTTCTATTAGCAAATAATAAAAGTTTTATCACTCAAGCTTAATTAGCAAACGTCCACTTAAAAAAGTTCTTTTAAATCTCCAATGGGATAGCAGTGTTAGCTTTTAGAAAGTTTCAAAAGTATGAGACTATAGCTAGccctgagcccaacatttctgttgctaaatgagaccgtggttaagtgaatcactgcagctgttaaattaatgatggtcattaagtggatctggctcccCGCCaagagtttgcttgtcagaaggacacaaaaggtgatgacatgaccctgggatattgcaaccgtcataaatatgaataagttgccaagcatctgaatgttgattgcataaccatggggatattgcaacAGTTGTGTAAAAAAAGTGGCcatctgtcattttttttcagtgccactgtgctttccaacggtcactaagtgaaatgttgtaagtggaggactacctgcatttgggGAACTCCTTCGAAAGTTGCATTTGTATGAATTCGCTGTACCTCCTCATGTCCTTGAAAAAAGGCTACTGTCAGAATGCCAtagtttttcttaaaaataaacttttttcaagggtaactggactttctggtttttctctgaagacgtttcgtttctcatccaagaagcttcttcagctctgttttgaactgaagaagcttcatggatgtgaagtgaaacgtcttcaaagaaaaaaaaccagaaactgCTTTTCCATCCAGATGTTGCAGCTTCATTAAAAGGGAGAATAAAACAACTGGTTTTATTAGACTTCAGCTATATGCTTTAATCATTAGGAATTGTTCCAGTAGGAACATTTAGAGCAATCAATAAACTTGGTTAAATGGTTTTCTAAAATGCTTTGCTAGTGAGCAGCTTGgaaaaatgccatttttaatcctaaaaaaaatgcaaaaggaatTGTTGCAATGTCCttttaggaaagaaggaaaggaaaaaaataggaattgCGTTGGCCGGGAATCGAACCCGGGTCAACTGCTTGGAAGGCAGCTATGCTCACCACTATACCACCAACGCTTACATGTTTAGCATTTTCCCCCAAAGCTAACAATTCCTAGAGGAATTGCGTTTCTGGCTCTCCACATGGTAGCGCCATTGGCTAAACTTGTAGATTCTCTTAGCTCCTCCAATAATTTATCCCTCCTAGATCATTAAACTTTCTTCAAAGAATGCCTCTCCTTTttcatgcaattaaaaaaaaacatatttcccaGCCCTCCATAAGAGAAAGGAGAGCCCCAAATCCAGATTCCTAAATAATAGCCAAGCCAAGCGTATTAACCACCTTGAAACGTGTATTAGTAGAAATCAGGATGGAGTGAGTGACTACCTCCCAGGAGTAACTTCccagtgagaaaaaaaaaaaggatcactGCTCCAGGTGAGGCTCGAACTCACAACCTCGGCATTGCTTAGAGGCAAAGTACTGCTGTATAAGTACCGCGCGCTAACCAATTGCGCCACTGGAGCAACTGTATtaattgtttttcccccctcaaacttagcaactttaagatgcgtggatttCAATGGCTGGGGCATTTTGGAgtttgaagtccacgcatcttaaaatgGTTTAAGATTGAGGAACTGGCCTCAACTGCTCCTCTGATACAAGCGAATGCAACAAATTAACTCTTAATGTGAAatgacatatatgtatatatgtaagtgtgtgtatatatgtatgtgtatatgtatgtatacacacacacacacacacacacacacacaaacactgtaggaagttatcacccagccctctcccagaaaaatgaaatatcctaggaaatattgaaaaagcagaatatttctctggatgtgaaaaggaagaaacatgttttaaatgacagaatagctgcctgcagcttcccgcccatccccctttgtcaatgagccattaaagcctgagccagtccactttacataataaagagttctccccttcagctccaaagtgatgggattaaggcatgataatattggccctttacccaactctccatatggcatctgagaatcaaccaaacctggattcaaaacgcagcctagagagttctccctgcatggccccatgggagtctgacaaccaatcagattacaagttctgaacaaccttcattatcgaagcacgcattcttatacattctcaaaagcattgcaacacggaaatacttaactcatttcttattggttaccttgaggagaaaaccttataaggagatgggctctttcttctccttttgtttatggagtacgtgtcattaacgaactttaattgaaccttggacttttgacatagattttgacatagggacatcttgtggttaggcactggcttcctgttcttttgcaagctgcaactctgcctatgtggctttaatatagaagtaaaggggctctaagaggctgtcaagcctgacccagtaggtttcacacttaatgcccaaatctcactttacgtctgctttattCTCATTAGGtatccaaagtatttgagtttcttcttcaggatctggcctcctaaagagcagccagggttgatctcctctaggattgaccggttggattgccttgcagtccaagggactcgcaggtgtcttctccaacaccagag harbors:
- the LOC116520953 gene encoding histone H3, whose protein sequence is MARTKQTARKSTGGKAPRKQLATKAARKSAPATGGVKKPHRYRPGTVALREIRRYQKSTELLIRKLPFQRLVREIAQDFKTDLRFQSSAVMALQEASEAYLVGLFEDTNLCAIHAKRVTIMPKDIQLARRIRGERA
- the LOC116520951 gene encoding histone H2A type 2-C-like, giving the protein MSGRGKQGGKARAKAKTRSSRAGLQFPVGRVHRLLRKGNYAERVGAGAPVYLAAVLEYLTAEILELAGNAARDNKKTRIIPRHLQLAIRNDEELNKLLGKVTIAQGGVLPNIQAVLLPKKTESHKAKGK
- the LOC116520952 gene encoding histone H2B 1/2/3/4/6, which translates into the protein MPEPAKSAPAPKKGSKKAVTKTQKKGDKKRKKSRKESYSIYVYKVLKQVHPDTGISSKAMSIMNSFVNDIFERIAGEASRLAHYNKRSTITSREIQTAVRLLLPGELAKHAVSEGTKAVTKYTSSK